A stretch of Cryptosporangium aurantiacum DNA encodes these proteins:
- a CDS encoding LLM class F420-dependent oxidoreductase: MRFDATLPPEPDLTPSVARALEAEGCDGLWMGELAHDPFLMALRAIDATERVAIGTSVAIAFARTPTTLANSAYDLARYSRGRFVLGLGSQIKAHIERRFSMPWSHPAARMREFVLALRAIWATWHEGTRLDYQGEFYSHTLMTPMFSPAPHQWGPPPVYLAGVGELMTAVAGEVGDGFFLHAFTTSRYVDEVTRPALLRGRAAAGRDGLDGFSVSGPSFVAIGRDEAELATAIAGTKKQIAFYASTPAYRPVLDLHGWGDVQPELTTLSKQGRWDDMTGLIDDTMLAAFAVVGSPADAGRAFAEKFGGFVDRATAYAPYKVDADVWPEFLAAARAASP; this comes from the coding sequence ATGCGATTCGACGCGACTCTGCCGCCCGAGCCCGACCTGACGCCGTCGGTCGCGCGCGCGTTGGAGGCCGAGGGCTGCGACGGTCTGTGGATGGGGGAGCTCGCCCACGACCCGTTCCTGATGGCGCTGCGCGCGATCGACGCGACCGAGCGGGTCGCGATCGGAACCTCAGTGGCGATCGCGTTCGCCCGGACACCGACGACGCTGGCCAACTCGGCCTACGATCTGGCCCGCTACAGCCGGGGCCGGTTCGTCCTCGGCCTCGGCTCACAGATCAAGGCGCACATCGAGCGGCGGTTCTCGATGCCGTGGTCGCACCCGGCGGCCCGCATGCGGGAGTTCGTGCTGGCACTGCGAGCGATCTGGGCCACTTGGCATGAGGGGACCCGGCTCGACTACCAAGGCGAGTTCTACTCCCACACGCTGATGACACCGATGTTCTCCCCGGCCCCGCACCAGTGGGGACCGCCGCCGGTCTACCTGGCGGGGGTCGGAGAGCTGATGACTGCGGTCGCGGGTGAAGTGGGCGACGGGTTCTTCCTGCACGCGTTCACGACCAGCCGCTACGTGGACGAGGTCACCCGGCCCGCGCTGCTTCGTGGCCGGGCCGCGGCCGGCCGCGATGGCCTGGACGGGTTCAGCGTTTCCGGGCCGTCGTTCGTCGCGATCGGTCGCGACGAGGCCGAACTGGCGACCGCGATCGCGGGCACGAAGAAGCAGATCGCGTTCTACGCCTCGACCCCCGCCTACCGCCCGGTGCTGGATCTGCACGGCTGGGGCGACGTCCAGCCGGAGCTGACCACCCTGTCCAAGCAGGGCAGGTGGGACGACATGACCGGTCTCATCGACGACACGATGCTGGCGGCCTTCGCCGTCGTCGGGTCGCCTGCCGACGCCGGCCGGGCCTTCGCCGAGAAGTTCGGCGGTTTCGTCGACCGGGCCACTGCGTACGCGCCGTACAAAGTCGACGCGGACGTCTGGCCGGAATTCCTGGCCGCAGCCCGCGCCGCGTCGCCGTGA
- a CDS encoding acyl-CoA thioesterase, with protein sequence MSEQRHASERREVWRYPFQHEIHARYGDMDSFQHVNNVAIARFHEDARVAFLRSLFGVEIALRSGEYHFLVAEVRVTYLAEVAYPGAYRIGVGVGRIGRSSIVLNSGLFQGDECLGLCDTVQVNMDHAGPTALPEERRRLLETVRFAAAVPQPAV encoded by the coding sequence ATGAGCGAACAACGGCACGCGTCCGAGCGTCGGGAGGTTTGGCGCTACCCGTTCCAGCACGAGATCCACGCCAGGTACGGCGACATGGACAGCTTCCAGCACGTCAACAACGTGGCGATCGCCCGCTTCCACGAGGACGCCCGGGTCGCGTTCCTCCGCTCGCTGTTCGGCGTCGAGATCGCTCTGCGCAGCGGGGAGTACCACTTTCTCGTCGCCGAGGTCCGGGTCACGTATCTGGCCGAGGTCGCCTACCCGGGCGCGTACCGGATCGGCGTCGGGGTCGGCCGGATCGGCCGCTCGTCGATCGTCCTCAACAGCGGCCTGTTCCAGGGCGACGAGTGCCTGGGGCTGTGCGACACGGTGCAGGTCAACATGGATCACGCCGGTCCGACGGCGTTGCCCGAAGAGCGTCGGAGGCTTCTCGAAACCGTCCGCTTCGCCGCGGCGGTGCCGCAGCCCGCCGTGTGA
- a CDS encoding NADPH:quinone oxidoreductase family protein, producing the protein MRALVLTALDGPDALRWSEVAAPVSSTRVVIDVRAAGISYPDLLLTQGRYQLKAEAPFVPGSEVAGVVVSAPAGSPWRPGDRVCAATPFGGYAESAVADPAWVWPLPPELSFVEGAALPTNYYTAHFALVRRGRIEVGETVLVLGAAGGVGTAAIQVARALGHRVIAVVHRDGADDFLRGIGADDVVRLRTGWAAKVKELTGGRGVDLVVDPVGGAAFDEAVRVLAPEGRLVVLGFAGGAIPTVKVNRLLFRNVSVVGAGWGELVRADPDALRAVAGAVADLVRAGLRPPPPIIVPMAAGADALRKLGAGEILGKAVLVREGA; encoded by the coding sequence ATGAGGGCGCTGGTGCTCACCGCGCTCGACGGCCCGGACGCACTGCGCTGGAGCGAGGTGGCGGCCCCCGTTTCGTCGACACGGGTAGTGATCGATGTCCGAGCCGCGGGGATCAGCTATCCGGATCTTCTACTCACCCAGGGCCGGTATCAGCTGAAGGCCGAGGCCCCCTTCGTTCCCGGCTCGGAAGTGGCCGGCGTCGTGGTGAGCGCGCCAGCCGGATCGCCATGGCGACCCGGTGACCGGGTGTGCGCGGCCACGCCGTTCGGGGGTTACGCCGAGTCGGCCGTCGCCGACCCGGCGTGGGTCTGGCCACTGCCACCGGAGCTGAGCTTCGTCGAGGGCGCCGCGCTTCCGACGAACTACTACACGGCCCACTTCGCGCTCGTCCGGCGCGGCCGGATCGAAGTCGGGGAGACGGTGCTCGTGCTCGGCGCGGCGGGTGGGGTGGGCACCGCGGCGATCCAGGTCGCCCGTGCTCTCGGCCATCGTGTGATCGCCGTCGTGCACCGCGACGGTGCCGACGATTTCCTCCGCGGGATCGGGGCGGACGACGTCGTCCGGCTCCGGACCGGGTGGGCGGCGAAGGTCAAGGAACTCACCGGCGGACGGGGCGTCGACCTCGTCGTCGATCCGGTCGGCGGCGCGGCGTTCGACGAGGCGGTTCGCGTGCTGGCGCCCGAAGGGCGCTTGGTGGTGCTGGGATTCGCCGGCGGTGCGATCCCCACGGTCAAGGTCAACCGTCTCTTGTTCCGCAACGTCAGCGTGGTGGGGGCCGGATGGGGTGAACTGGTCCGGGCTGATCCCGATGCGCTCCGGGCCGTAGCCGGTGCGGTCGCGGATCTGGTCCGGGCCGGCCTTCGTCCGCCGCCTCCGATCATCGTTCCGATGGCGGCGGGCGCGGACGCGCTGCGGAAGCTGGGCGCCGGCGAGATCCTCGGAAAGGCGGTCCTCGTGCGGGAGGGGGCGTGA
- a CDS encoding crotonase/enoyl-CoA hydratase family protein: MSDEVQVEYADGVVVITINRPQARNAINHAVSAGVAAALDELDARADLTLGIITGAGGSFCSGMDLKAFLAGEDVTVDGRGLGGLTQAPPRKPLIAAVEGWALAGGCEIALACDLIVAAEDAKFGIPEVKRGLVAGAGGLIRLPRRIPSAIAMELALTGDPLAAPDAHRLGLVNALTPSGGALDGAKALAARITSNGPLAVATTKQIIVRSADWTTESQWDQQWSLVEPVLHSADAKEGALAFAEKRAPVWTGR, encoded by the coding sequence ATGAGCGACGAAGTCCAGGTGGAGTATGCCGACGGCGTGGTGGTCATCACGATCAACCGGCCGCAAGCCCGGAACGCGATCAACCACGCGGTCTCTGCCGGGGTGGCGGCCGCGCTCGACGAGTTGGACGCTCGTGCCGACCTGACGTTGGGCATCATCACCGGCGCCGGCGGCAGCTTCTGCTCCGGCATGGACCTCAAGGCGTTCCTGGCCGGGGAGGACGTCACGGTCGACGGCCGGGGGCTGGGCGGATTGACCCAGGCGCCACCACGGAAGCCGCTGATCGCCGCGGTCGAGGGCTGGGCACTGGCCGGCGGCTGCGAAATCGCGCTGGCTTGCGATCTGATCGTCGCCGCCGAGGATGCCAAGTTCGGCATCCCTGAGGTCAAGCGTGGGCTCGTGGCCGGTGCCGGCGGGCTCATCCGGCTCCCCCGCCGCATTCCCTCGGCGATCGCGATGGAGCTGGCCCTGACCGGTGACCCGCTCGCCGCACCGGACGCCCACCGCCTCGGTTTGGTCAACGCGCTCACCCCGTCGGGCGGCGCGCTGGACGGAGCGAAGGCCCTCGCCGCCCGGATCACTTCCAATGGTCCGCTGGCGGTCGCGACCACCAAACAGATCATCGTGCGCTCCGCGGACTGGACGACCGAGAGTCAGTGGGACCAGCAGTGGTCGCTGGTGGAGCCGGTTCTCCACTCGGCGGACGCCAAGGAAGGCGCGCTCGCCTTCGCGGAGAAGCGCGCGCCGGTCTGGACCGGCCGCTGA
- a CDS encoding enoyl-CoA hydratase/isomerase family protein has protein sequence MSDAATESGLREQRRGHVVEFTIDRPARRNALTVALVSALADRLLAAGAQGVRAAVIAGGPPVFCAGGDLVDLGAVADEGPIAVNEVVYTQFHRLVSALSTVPYPVIAAIDGAALGAGLDLALCCDLRVATGRSTFASSWIGVGLVPGMGGAHLLTRSIGSSRAHELVLLGHTIDAVTASDWGLVNRVVEPDALPGAVAEVTDRVVSLPATAVARSKASLRRAAQAGLTEELATLGAVQGTLLTGPDFRERTARFR, from the coding sequence GTGAGCGATGCGGCAACCGAGAGCGGGTTACGGGAACAGCGGCGCGGACACGTGGTCGAGTTCACGATCGACCGGCCGGCGCGACGCAACGCGCTGACCGTCGCGCTCGTGTCCGCGCTCGCCGATCGACTGTTGGCGGCGGGCGCGCAGGGTGTCCGCGCGGCCGTGATCGCCGGTGGCCCGCCGGTGTTCTGTGCGGGCGGGGATCTCGTCGATCTCGGGGCCGTCGCCGACGAGGGACCGATCGCGGTCAACGAGGTCGTGTACACGCAGTTCCACCGTCTGGTGAGCGCGCTGAGCACCGTGCCGTACCCGGTGATCGCGGCGATCGACGGCGCGGCACTCGGCGCCGGCCTGGATCTCGCGCTCTGCTGTGATCTGCGGGTGGCCACCGGCCGCTCGACGTTCGCCAGCTCCTGGATCGGCGTCGGTCTCGTTCCGGGGATGGGCGGCGCGCATCTGCTGACGCGGAGCATCGGGTCGAGCCGGGCACACGAGTTGGTGCTGCTGGGACACACCATCGACGCCGTGACCGCGTCCGACTGGGGCCTGGTGAACCGGGTGGTCGAACCAGACGCGCTGCCCGGCGCGGTCGCGGAGGTGACCGATCGAGTGGTGTCCCTTCCAGCGACCGCGGTGGCTCGCAGCAAGGCGAGTCTCCGCCGGGCTGCGCAGGCCGGCCTCACGGAGGAACTCGCCACGCTGGGCGCCGTGCAGGGCACGCTGCTCACCGGCCCGGACTTCCGTGAGCGGACCGCACGATTCCGCTGA
- a CDS encoding CaiB/BaiF CoA-transferase family protein, with protein sequence MAGLTVVDLSTSTQGLSVTQFLADAGAEVIGVEPPGGNPIRRQPGWPALARGRRSVVLDLSEPDDRGRLDVLLADADVLVTTHPRAVSEALGLTAEALGARFPRLISAELTAWGATGPWANLKPYEGLVMAKMGLFQSKNRSITRRGPAFISVPYASWGAAQAALHGILAALIERESSGRGQHVESDMVRGVTLLDTWTWYTEMVGIRWPEAYHVVDAYDDNGEPLAALVYPLLAAPTKDGTWLQFAQVEPRLFAGMMQELGLAHVFADPKWAGLPNLPTQELRTELWELMISRVRERTIAEWEEVFRTNKNISAEPYRAGVDVFAHPQLVHDGRVVTVDDPDLGPVTQPSTLVHVDEKPLSPPRPAPRLDADGAALRSRPAPAPQEETAPDAGRGLPLEGLTILDFGLMFAGPFGATVLTDLGARVIKVETLEGDTIRRVFPFPEAGGMKVMQGKESISVDVRTDEGRAIVHELARRSDVVLQSFRAGAAARAGIDAETLKAINPDLVYVNAPGYGTDGPYGSRPAYAPSIGAAMGFALTDAPDAASATETMDQIKAAAVRLNAASAIPSIQADGVAALAVASAMLLGVLARRRGRALGNLTATMIGSATHALVHQLVDYPGRPPAPTVDLGGHGFAALYRMYPAAEGWVYLAALAPEEWDELVAALPADAGLDDPRFATPESRTENDAALAEVLGTLFTGRAASDWERELVAAGVGLVQVHEGLPEVHLQTDKALADEYCTTAVSPIFEEHLRPQPAVRFSRSSTRALGGVLAGHHTDAILTELGYDADRIADLRERNIVAG encoded by the coding sequence TTGGCCGGCCTTACCGTCGTCGACCTTTCGACGTCCACGCAGGGCCTGAGCGTCACCCAGTTCCTCGCTGACGCCGGAGCCGAAGTCATCGGGGTCGAGCCGCCCGGCGGCAACCCGATCCGCCGCCAGCCGGGCTGGCCCGCCCTGGCCCGTGGCCGCCGCAGCGTCGTGCTCGACCTCTCGGAGCCCGACGATCGGGGGCGGCTCGACGTCCTGCTGGCGGACGCCGATGTCCTGGTCACCACCCATCCGCGCGCGGTTTCCGAGGCACTCGGGCTGACCGCCGAGGCGCTCGGTGCGCGCTTCCCGCGTCTGATCAGCGCGGAGCTCACCGCCTGGGGAGCGACCGGCCCATGGGCGAACCTGAAGCCCTACGAGGGCCTGGTGATGGCCAAGATGGGGCTGTTCCAAAGCAAGAACCGCTCGATCACCCGCCGCGGCCCGGCGTTCATTTCCGTGCCTTACGCCTCCTGGGGGGCCGCGCAAGCCGCGTTGCACGGCATCCTCGCCGCGCTCATCGAGCGGGAGTCCAGTGGTCGCGGCCAGCACGTCGAGTCCGACATGGTCCGCGGCGTCACGCTGCTGGACACCTGGACCTGGTACACGGAAATGGTCGGTATCCGCTGGCCCGAGGCGTACCACGTGGTCGACGCCTACGACGACAACGGCGAACCGCTCGCCGCCCTGGTCTATCCGCTGCTGGCGGCCCCCACCAAGGACGGCACCTGGTTACAGTTCGCCCAGGTCGAGCCGCGCCTGTTCGCCGGCATGATGCAGGAACTCGGCCTCGCCCACGTGTTCGCCGACCCGAAGTGGGCCGGGCTGCCCAACCTGCCCACGCAGGAGCTGCGCACCGAACTCTGGGAGCTGATGATCAGCCGGGTCCGGGAGCGGACCATCGCGGAGTGGGAGGAGGTGTTCCGCACCAACAAGAACATCAGCGCGGAGCCCTACCGCGCCGGTGTTGACGTCTTCGCGCATCCGCAACTCGTCCACGACGGGCGGGTCGTCACGGTCGACGATCCTGACCTCGGTCCGGTGACCCAGCCGTCGACCCTCGTCCACGTCGACGAGAAGCCGCTCTCCCCGCCCCGCCCCGCTCCTCGTCTCGACGCCGACGGCGCGGCGCTGCGCTCGCGGCCCGCCCCGGCACCCCAGGAGGAAACCGCCCCCGACGCCGGGCGCGGGCTTCCGCTCGAGGGGCTCACGATCCTCGACTTCGGCCTCATGTTCGCCGGGCCGTTCGGCGCCACCGTGCTGACCGACCTGGGCGCCCGGGTGATCAAGGTGGAGACGCTGGAGGGCGACACGATCCGCCGCGTCTTCCCGTTCCCCGAGGCCGGCGGCATGAAGGTCATGCAGGGCAAGGAGAGCATCTCCGTCGACGTGCGCACGGACGAGGGCCGGGCGATCGTCCACGAACTGGCGCGGCGCAGCGATGTGGTGCTGCAGAGCTTCCGCGCCGGAGCGGCCGCGCGGGCCGGCATCGACGCCGAGACGCTGAAGGCGATCAACCCGGACCTGGTGTACGTCAACGCCCCCGGTTACGGCACCGACGGGCCCTACGGCTCGCGCCCGGCCTACGCCCCGTCGATCGGCGCGGCGATGGGTTTCGCGTTGACCGACGCGCCGGACGCCGCCTCGGCGACCGAGACGATGGACCAGATCAAAGCCGCCGCCGTCCGCCTCAACGCGGCCTCGGCGATCCCGTCGATCCAGGCCGACGGGGTGGCCGCGCTGGCCGTGGCGTCGGCGATGCTGCTCGGCGTTCTCGCCCGGCGGCGCGGGCGGGCGCTGGGGAACCTGACCGCGACGATGATCGGCAGCGCCACCCACGCCCTCGTGCACCAGTTGGTCGACTACCCCGGTCGGCCGCCCGCACCGACCGTGGATCTCGGCGGCCACGGCTTCGCCGCTCTGTACCGGATGTACCCGGCGGCCGAGGGGTGGGTGTACCTGGCCGCGCTCGCCCCGGAGGAGTGGGACGAGCTGGTCGCCGCGCTACCCGCCGACGCCGGGCTCGACGACCCCCGTTTTGCCACCCCGGAGTCCCGGACCGAGAACGACGCGGCTCTGGCGGAGGTGCTCGGCACACTGTTCACCGGCCGGGCGGCGTCCGACTGGGAACGCGAGCTGGTCGCGGCGGGCGTCGGGCTCGTGCAGGTGCACGAGGGCTTGCCCGAGGTGCACCTGCAGACCGACAAGGCGCTGGCTGACGAATACTGCACGACCGCGGTCAGCCCGATCTTCGAGGAGCACCTCCGGCCGCAGCCGGCCGTGCGGTTCTCCCGCTCATCCACCCGGGCGCTGGGCGGTGTGCTGGCCGGCCACCACACCGACGCCATCCTCACCGAACTGGGTTACGACGCCGACCGCATCGCCGACCTGCGGGAGCGGAACATCGTCGCCGGCTGA
- a CDS encoding FadR/GntR family transcriptional regulator, with product MPALGQGARDAVRPKKTADLLADRIRRQIVDGELREGDWLPTEAELIERYGVSRPTLREAFRLLEADSLVRVRRGPPGGAQVSIPGPAAAAPLFGLVLTMAGTTLGDVYDARLTIEPAAARRLAEQGSDADHDAFAAEIDRAATSTDTRLPFGAATVDLHRRLVELAGNRTLATVITMLGTITSRHVEAAYRESPRSPEEIAADNRRAVRSYRRLLAFLRQRDGEGAERHWIAHMRAARERLTRDTGVTDRHVIDLLP from the coding sequence GTGCCAGCACTGGGGCAGGGCGCACGGGACGCGGTCCGGCCCAAGAAGACCGCCGATCTCCTGGCCGACCGGATCCGCAGGCAGATCGTCGACGGCGAGCTGCGTGAGGGCGACTGGCTACCGACCGAGGCGGAACTAATCGAGCGGTACGGCGTGTCCCGTCCCACGCTGCGTGAGGCCTTCCGGCTCCTCGAAGCCGACTCACTGGTCCGGGTCCGGCGTGGGCCACCCGGCGGCGCCCAGGTGAGTATCCCCGGCCCGGCCGCCGCGGCACCGCTGTTCGGCCTGGTCCTGACGATGGCCGGCACCACGCTCGGCGACGTCTACGACGCGCGCCTGACCATCGAGCCCGCCGCCGCCCGCCGCCTGGCCGAGCAGGGCAGCGACGCCGACCACGACGCGTTCGCCGCCGAGATCGACCGAGCGGCCACCTCCACCGACACGCGGCTCCCGTTCGGCGCCGCCACCGTGGACCTGCACCGGCGGCTGGTCGAGCTCGCGGGCAACCGGACGCTGGCCACCGTGATCACCATGCTGGGCACGATCACGTCCCGGCACGTCGAGGCCGCCTATCGGGAGAGCCCGCGCAGCCCGGAGGAGATCGCTGCCGACAACCGGCGGGCCGTCCGTTCCTACCGACGGTTGCTCGCGTTCCTCCGGCAGCGCGACGGTGAGGGCGCCGAGCGGCACTGGATCGCTCATATGCGGGCCGCCCGCGAGCGGCTGACTCGGGACACCGGCGTGACCGATCGTCACGTCATCGACCTGCTGCCCTGA
- a CDS encoding class I adenylate-forming enzyme family protein: protein MNLTLLLDMAADGFGDRRIVGRGDTAFTAGTLRDLSSGGADLFREVGARAVIYLGVNGPAFPLALFAAARAGIPLVPLNYRLSAEALTALVANHPDAYGIAGAKEAELLRDAGVANVVTTEEWLEKAAARAAEVGEGAEPVESDAPAVLIYTSGTTSAPKGVVLRHHNLVSYVLGTVEFASADAEEACLISVPPYHIAAVANAISNLYAGRRTIVLEQFTPVEWLEVARQENVTHAMVVPTMLSRIMEADDAHLAVPTLRSLAYGGASMPAVVIERALTRWPDVAFVNAYGLTETSSTIAVLGPDDHRAAIGSDDPAVRARLSSAGRIVPSIELQVRDFDGRPAPPGVPGRIWVRGDQVSGEYAGSGTALDDDGWFDTRDQGYLDADGYLFIGGRADDTIIRGAENIAPAEIEEVLLRHGQVADAVVVGIPDDEWGQRIEAAVVRRTGSDVDADELRAYVRSHLRGSKTPERIVFWSELPRTETGKLVRRRAVERIVRES from the coding sequence GTGAACCTCACCCTGCTCCTGGACATGGCCGCCGACGGGTTCGGCGACCGCAGAATCGTCGGCCGCGGAGACACCGCGTTCACGGCGGGGACGCTGCGCGACCTCAGCAGCGGCGGGGCGGACCTCTTCCGTGAGGTCGGCGCTCGTGCGGTGATCTACCTCGGCGTCAACGGTCCGGCGTTCCCGCTCGCGCTGTTCGCCGCCGCTCGGGCCGGAATACCACTGGTTCCGCTGAACTACCGCCTGTCCGCCGAGGCGCTGACGGCGCTCGTGGCCAACCACCCCGACGCGTACGGCATCGCCGGAGCGAAAGAGGCGGAGCTCCTGCGCGACGCCGGCGTGGCGAACGTCGTCACCACCGAGGAGTGGTTGGAGAAGGCCGCGGCCCGCGCCGCGGAGGTCGGTGAGGGAGCCGAGCCCGTCGAGTCCGACGCACCGGCGGTGCTGATCTACACGTCCGGCACCACCTCGGCACCGAAGGGTGTCGTGCTGCGCCACCACAACCTCGTCTCCTACGTCCTCGGGACCGTTGAGTTCGCCTCGGCGGACGCCGAGGAGGCCTGCCTGATCAGCGTCCCGCCGTACCACATCGCCGCGGTCGCGAATGCGATCAGCAACCTCTACGCGGGTCGGCGGACGATCGTGCTGGAGCAGTTCACCCCGGTCGAGTGGCTGGAGGTGGCGCGGCAGGAGAACGTCACGCACGCGATGGTCGTCCCGACGATGCTGTCCCGGATCATGGAGGCCGACGACGCGCACCTCGCGGTGCCGACGCTGCGCAGCCTGGCCTACGGCGGCGCCAGCATGCCCGCCGTCGTCATCGAACGGGCTCTGACCCGCTGGCCGGACGTCGCGTTCGTCAACGCCTACGGGCTCACCGAGACCAGCTCGACGATCGCGGTGCTCGGCCCGGACGACCACCGTGCCGCGATCGGCAGCGACGACCCGGCCGTCCGGGCCCGGCTGTCCTCGGCGGGCCGGATCGTGCCGAGCATCGAGTTGCAGGTCCGGGACTTCGATGGGCGGCCGGCCCCGCCCGGCGTGCCGGGGCGAATCTGGGTGCGCGGCGATCAGGTCTCCGGGGAGTACGCCGGGAGCGGCACTGCGCTCGACGACGACGGCTGGTTCGACACCCGCGACCAGGGCTACCTCGACGCCGACGGCTACCTGTTCATCGGCGGGCGCGCGGACGACACGATCATCCGGGGCGCGGAGAACATCGCTCCGGCCGAGATCGAGGAGGTTCTCCTCCGCCACGGCCAGGTCGCGGACGCGGTCGTCGTCGGGATACCGGACGACGAGTGGGGGCAGCGGATCGAGGCCGCGGTCGTCCGACGCACCGGCTCCGACGTCGACGCTGACGAGCTCCGCGCCTACGTCCGCTCGCACCTACGCGGGTCGAAAACGCCGGAGCGTATCGTTTTCTGGTCCGAGCTTCCACGCACGGAGACGGGGAAGCTCGTTCGCCGCCGAGCCGTCGAACGAATCGTGCGGGAATCCTGA
- a CDS encoding hotdog domain-containing protein, which translates to MGLVEELRALQNAVAGARPSTAEAKTAADLLARATALLDTVRTDEGGQLSGRLVDVPGRAQALIPALHYDRHEPDHVSGTVTFGRFYLGGGGAVHGGGLPLLFDEILGRLAGNGGRARSRTAYLHVNFRKITPLDRELRFTGSVDRTEGRKLFLSGTLTDGADVLADADGLFVYLRPGQP; encoded by the coding sequence GTGGGCCTCGTCGAGGAACTCCGGGCTCTGCAGAACGCCGTGGCCGGGGCACGCCCGTCGACCGCTGAGGCGAAGACCGCAGCCGATCTGCTCGCCCGCGCGACGGCCCTGCTCGACACCGTACGGACCGACGAGGGCGGACAGTTGTCCGGCCGGCTCGTCGACGTTCCCGGCCGTGCGCAGGCGCTGATCCCGGCGCTGCACTACGACCGCCACGAGCCCGATCACGTCTCGGGGACCGTGACCTTCGGACGCTTCTACCTCGGTGGCGGCGGCGCAGTGCACGGCGGCGGGCTGCCCTTGCTCTTCGACGAGATCCTCGGCCGGCTGGCCGGCAACGGTGGCCGTGCGCGCTCGCGTACGGCCTACCTGCACGTCAACTTCCGCAAGATCACGCCGCTGGACCGGGAACTCCGGTTCACCGGCTCGGTCGACCGGACCGAGGGGCGGAAGCTGTTCCTGAGCGGCACCCTCACCGACGGCGCCGACGTGCTCGCCGACGCCGACGGCCTGTTCGTCTACCTGCGTCCCGGCCAGCCCTGA
- a CDS encoding ABC transporter substrate-binding protein gives MRTRANRVRNLLRTATAALLVVGLAACGSGSGSSGNEDGDALAEGAPINLGLLTSLSGGYSSGFVRAEKGVKARLELENAKGGVNGHKLTFTTADDTSTPDGAAKAVRKLTQQDKVFGIIDASPVFYGAAPLTKQAGIPVSGASFDGSPAWLDDSYTNLFDAYGYGDPDKAFTTYGKFFKSQGATKVAALGNVSPSSAASAAGVVISAEKAGLQRGYLNTKLQPGTTDVGPIVLAIKNSKSDAVYMAVPPATAFAVIAGLRQAGVTLKSSVLATGYGGALLQSEAAVAVGQGINFGSAFTPIEANTPQTKAFQEALVKYAGDTAPPDFGAYVGWVTADLFIHGLKQAGDEISQKSFIENTRKSTWDGAGMAKPTDFSNITHSTPGLGPDGCVNILKLTGKKFVPIEGASPICGEEIPGVDPLP, from the coding sequence GTGAGAACACGAGCGAATCGTGTCCGGAACCTGCTGCGAACGGCCACCGCGGCGTTACTCGTCGTCGGGCTCGCCGCCTGCGGCTCGGGGTCCGGCAGTAGCGGCAACGAGGACGGCGATGCCCTCGCCGAGGGCGCCCCGATCAACCTCGGCCTGCTGACGTCGCTGTCCGGTGGTTACTCGTCGGGATTCGTCCGGGCCGAGAAAGGCGTCAAGGCTCGTCTGGAACTGGAGAACGCGAAGGGCGGCGTCAACGGGCACAAGCTCACCTTCACGACGGCCGACGACACCTCCACGCCGGACGGGGCCGCGAAGGCGGTCCGCAAGCTGACCCAGCAGGACAAGGTGTTCGGCATCATCGACGCCAGCCCGGTGTTCTACGGAGCGGCCCCGCTGACCAAGCAGGCCGGCATACCGGTGTCCGGTGCCAGTTTCGACGGCTCGCCGGCCTGGCTCGACGACAGCTACACCAACCTGTTCGACGCCTACGGCTACGGCGACCCGGACAAGGCCTTCACCACGTACGGGAAGTTCTTCAAGAGCCAGGGAGCGACGAAGGTCGCCGCGCTCGGGAACGTCTCGCCGTCCTCGGCGGCCTCGGCCGCGGGTGTCGTCATCTCCGCCGAGAAGGCCGGCCTGCAGCGGGGCTACCTCAACACCAAGCTCCAGCCGGGCACGACGGACGTCGGCCCGATCGTCCTGGCGATCAAGAACTCCAAGTCCGACGCGGTCTACATGGCCGTTCCGCCGGCGACGGCGTTCGCGGTGATCGCCGGGTTGCGTCAGGCGGGCGTCACGCTCAAATCCTCGGTGCTGGCGACCGGCTACGGCGGCGCGCTGCTCCAGAGCGAAGCCGCGGTGGCGGTGGGCCAGGGCATCAACTTCGGCTCCGCGTTCACCCCGATCGAGGCGAACACCCCGCAGACCAAGGCGTTCCAGGAGGCGCTGGTGAAGTACGCGGGCGACACCGCCCCGCCGGACTTCGGTGCGTATGTCGGATGGGTCACCGCGGACTTGTTCATCCATGGGCTCAAGCAGGCCGGTGACGAGATCTCGCAGAAGTCGTTCATCGAGAACACCCGCAAGAGCACGTGGGACGGCGCCGGCATGGCGAAGCCGACCGACTTCTCGAACATCACGCACTCGACGCCGGGTCTCGGTCCGGACGGGTGCGTCAACATCCTGAAGCTGACCGGCAAGAAGTTCGTCCCGATCGAGGGGGCCAGTCCGATCTGCGGCGAGGAGATCCCCGGGGTCGATCCGCTGCCGTAG